One Sphingobacteruim zhuxiongii DNA window includes the following coding sequences:
- the tamL gene encoding translocation and assembly module lipoprotein TamL, which produces MTKQRSILFFASITFLLLFFASCRSAKYLEDQQTLVTDIDINGMSPELKEHTQMYVANEIRPNSPLYLTIYNIFNTNNGRYKTEKIKNVGEAPHILDSAVVELSANQIQRYLQTKGYFNASVTPNISIKNKKAKIEFNAILGTPYLVNDISRTVTDPQVRALYESKVMPKSSIQKGKQYDAVDFYNERENMYNQMRENGYYDYLRQYMRVGLDTLGKSYSTDIKLQVSDPSDSTKHKVYTINDVYLRIEAPEAGLKRNDSARFDSFTKINFTDQTNRFKLRPIARYAYLRSGQIYNSDNEELSYDRLYEMNGFRSVKINYDKKDSSKLDVYYNLIPRSAMSNQIEGEFTFSSGMSGFNVGNTFSHRNVFGGSETIEIKLRYGVLFDTRLPGSLTDKIFNNDLQFGVNLSFPRLLTPFGIRSVGRYGIPRTTFSSSLQLFFQDQTYANRYWINSLNYMWYQSSNSLHSLTPVVIEYRDGRLNDAFRQQLLEEGYQLYVESNHRQYFGLGAQYSYTFNSPKLTKKETFNYFRGGVDISGNLLGLLGNVVNFKQNENGEKLLFGVPFLQYIKGEVDYRWYKYLGGNKQFVFRFNSGVAVPYGNNSKLMIFEKSFFAGGMNGIRAWQARTLGPGGYNREVVREELRVNLRNLDQLGEIKLETNAEYRFRLLNNFFGAKLNGATFIDAGNIWNLRENNINLDGEFKFNKFLSQVAIGTGFGLRVDMDYFIIRLDAGLKVKDPQFKGKEQWVIRRLFNSKDFKQVYFDAHKPDRYNFMQYNFGVGMPF; this is translated from the coding sequence ATGACTAAACAACGAAGTATTTTATTTTTTGCAAGTATAACGTTTTTACTGCTATTTTTTGCTTCTTGTCGTTCGGCAAAGTATCTAGAAGATCAACAAACATTGGTCACAGATATCGATATTAACGGTATGAGCCCCGAGTTGAAAGAACATACGCAAATGTATGTTGCCAATGAGATCAGACCCAATTCACCCCTATATTTAACCATTTACAACATCTTTAATACCAACAACGGTCGCTATAAAACTGAAAAGATAAAAAATGTAGGTGAAGCTCCTCATATTCTAGATTCTGCGGTCGTAGAACTATCGGCAAACCAAATTCAACGGTACCTTCAAACAAAAGGATATTTCAATGCTTCTGTAACTCCGAACATATCGATTAAGAACAAAAAAGCAAAGATTGAGTTCAATGCAATTTTGGGAACGCCTTATTTGGTCAATGATATTTCGCGAACGGTAACTGATCCGCAAGTACGCGCGCTTTATGAAAGCAAAGTCATGCCGAAATCTAGTATTCAAAAGGGAAAGCAATATGATGCGGTTGATTTTTATAACGAACGTGAGAACATGTATAATCAGATGCGTGAAAATGGCTACTATGATTACCTAAGGCAATATATGCGTGTCGGACTTGATACGCTCGGAAAATCATACAGCACCGACATCAAATTGCAAGTAAGTGACCCATCAGATTCTACAAAACATAAAGTCTATACCATTAACGATGTATATTTACGAATAGAAGCGCCAGAAGCAGGGTTAAAAAGAAATGATAGCGCAAGATTCGACAGTTTTACAAAAATCAATTTCACCGACCAAACAAACCGTTTCAAATTAAGACCGATTGCGAGATACGCTTATTTAAGGAGTGGGCAGATCTACAACAGTGATAATGAAGAATTATCCTACGATCGACTTTATGAAATGAATGGGTTTCGATCGGTTAAGATCAACTATGATAAAAAAGACTCTTCAAAATTAGACGTTTACTATAATCTTATTCCGCGTTCAGCAATGAGCAATCAGATTGAGGGAGAATTTACGTTTTCGTCAGGAATGAGTGGTTTTAACGTTGGTAATACATTCTCTCATCGAAACGTATTCGGAGGGTCAGAAACAATAGAAATTAAACTTCGATACGGCGTACTCTTTGACACGCGATTACCAGGAAGCTTAACTGATAAAATCTTTAATAACGACTTACAATTTGGTGTGAATTTATCATTCCCAAGGCTCCTTACCCCATTCGGTATACGCAGTGTAGGGCGATACGGTATTCCCAGAACAACGTTTTCCTCAAGCTTACAGCTATTCTTTCAGGACCAAACCTATGCAAATAGATATTGGATCAATAGCCTGAACTATATGTGGTACCAATCAAGCAATAGTTTACATAGCTTGACACCGGTCGTAATTGAATATAGAGATGGGAGATTAAATGATGCCTTTCGGCAGCAATTGTTAGAGGAAGGATATCAATTATATGTAGAAAGTAATCATCGCCAATATTTCGGATTAGGGGCACAATATTCCTATACTTTCAATTCACCTAAACTAACAAAAAAAGAGACGTTCAATTATTTCCGAGGAGGGGTAGATATCTCTGGAAACTTACTTGGACTGTTGGGTAATGTCGTCAATTTTAAACAGAATGAAAATGGCGAAAAGCTATTATTTGGCGTGCCTTTCCTACAATACATCAAGGGAGAAGTCGATTACCGTTGGTATAAATATTTAGGTGGAAACAAACAATTTGTCTTTCGATTTAACTCGGGGGTTGCCGTTCCTTATGGCAACAACTCCAAACTGATGATTTTCGAAAAAAGTTTCTTTGCTGGAGGTATGAACGGCATACGTGCATGGCAAGCGAGAACACTTGGACCCGGTGGTTATAATAGAGAAGTTGTACGCGAAGAACTTCGAGTAAACTTGAGAAACCTGGATCAATTGGGGGAAATTAAATTGGAAACCAATGCCGAATATAGATTCAGACTATTAAACAACTTCTTTGGAGCAAAGCTTAATGGTGCAACATTTATTGATGCCGGAAATATTTGGAACCTCCGCGAAAACAACATCAACTTAGACGGCGAATTCAAGTTCAATAAATTCCTTTCGCAAGTAGCTATAGGAACAGGATTTGGATTAAGAGTCGATATGGATTATTTTATCATCCGCTTAGATGCGGGACTCAAAGTGAAAGATCCACAATTTAAAGGAAAAGAACAATGGGTTATTCGTAGATTATTTAATTCCAAGGATTTTAAACAAGTGTACTTTGACGCCCATAAACCCGATCGTTATAATTTCATGCAATACAATTTCGGGGTTGGAATGCCTTTCTAA
- a CDS encoding AI-2E family transporter has protein sequence MENSSPKRPYSFDLAASLFATVLLIGLMYVTQGVLLPLLFAILLAISLFPLARFFERLHLGKAFSAILAVIIAIAVISGLIWFIVHESIIIGKDASSITEKVLSVLERGQTWIEDQFGIHRSEVMEQLRDQGNKALENAGGMVTATFGSIGNMLASAILVPLYVFFLLYYRDFFREFFFKAFRKSPQHKVNEVLNKIYEVVQSYLVGLVTVMGIVAVLNTGGLMLLGIDYAWFFGSLASLLMLLPYIGIAIGSILPALFALAVKDNAWYAVGVIAWFQVVQFLEGNIITPNIVGSKVSINPLMAVIGILLGGMLFGLAGLILALPLIATLKVIFDASPGMSAVGFLIGEPEKMHLKRNSTQELLMKWGIVRMPKNKQKVEVDVNVSTDENTDEPKTEVSYREINESEVLPLNDQEEEKENEK, from the coding sequence ATGGAAAACAGCTCGCCGAAAAGACCGTACTCTTTTGACCTCGCAGCTTCCTTATTTGCTACTGTACTGCTTATAGGGCTAATGTATGTTACTCAAGGGGTACTTTTACCATTGTTATTCGCCATTCTCTTAGCAATTTCACTTTTCCCGCTAGCTCGTTTTTTCGAAAGACTGCATCTTGGAAAAGCATTTTCTGCAATCCTAGCTGTTATCATCGCAATTGCAGTTATATCCGGCTTAATTTGGTTTATTGTTCACGAAAGTATCATTATTGGTAAGGATGCGAGTTCGATTACTGAAAAGGTATTATCTGTTTTAGAACGAGGACAAACATGGATTGAAGACCAGTTTGGAATTCATCGCTCAGAAGTAATGGAACAGTTGCGTGATCAGGGGAATAAAGCTTTGGAAAATGCTGGTGGGATGGTTACTGCAACTTTCGGCTCCATAGGAAATATGCTTGCTAGCGCTATTTTGGTGCCGCTTTATGTATTCTTTTTACTTTATTATCGTGATTTTTTTCGCGAGTTTTTCTTTAAAGCGTTTCGTAAATCTCCTCAACACAAAGTAAATGAGGTTCTTAACAAGATTTATGAAGTCGTACAAAGTTATTTAGTTGGTTTAGTGACAGTAATGGGAATTGTAGCTGTTCTAAACACTGGTGGTTTAATGCTGCTAGGCATTGATTACGCATGGTTTTTTGGATCCTTGGCTTCTCTTTTAATGTTACTCCCATATATTGGTATTGCCATAGGTTCTATTCTTCCGGCTTTGTTTGCATTGGCCGTTAAAGACAATGCTTGGTATGCCGTCGGTGTAATTGCTTGGTTTCAAGTTGTTCAGTTTTTAGAGGGGAATATCATCACGCCAAATATTGTTGGAAGTAAAGTAAGCATTAACCCATTGATGGCAGTTATTGGAATTTTGCTTGGTGGTATGCTTTTCGGCTTAGCAGGTTTAATCTTAGCGTTGCCACTTATCGCTACATTAAAGGTGATTTTTGACGCTTCCCCTGGCATGTCTGCTGTTGGATTCTTAATTGGGGAACCAGAGAAAATGCATCTTAAACGTAATTCTACTCAGGAATTGTTAATGAAGTGGGGGATCGTTCGTATGCCAAAGAACAAGCAGAAGGTTGAAGTAGATGTGAATGTTAGTACAGATGAGAATACCGACGAACCTAAGACTGAGGTATCCTATAGAGAGATTAATGAGTCTGAAGTACTTCCGTTGAATGATCAGGAGGAAGAAAAAGAGAATGAGAAATAG
- a CDS encoding MFS transporter, with the protein MEVPEEQKLYTLQFGLLCLSSLLFSASFNMIIPELPNYLSSLGGAEHKGLIISLFTLTAGISRPFSGRLTDKWGRVPVMAIGSIVCVLCGFLYPILTGISGFFLLRLVHGFSTGFKPTATSAYIADIIPSTRWGEALGMHGLCFSIGGAIGPAIGSYVAMDYGLNTMFYSSSAFAFLSIIIVLNMKETLKTRQRFSPKMLKISRRDIIEVRVIPAAIVTLLSYTAYGVILTLIPDWSEHLGIANKGMFFLAYTLASIAIRFVSGKIADRYGRISVMKVGLFIITISIFYIGFSDTILNLVIGACLYGIGTGIFSPAVNAWTIDLSLPQYRGKAMATMYIALEAGIGAGALFAGYIFHDHIKRIPYIMYGDALIVFLAFVYVLYWDKKAKKHIN; encoded by the coding sequence ATGGAAGTTCCAGAAGAACAAAAGCTTTACACCCTCCAATTTGGTTTACTTTGTTTAAGTTCCCTACTATTTTCAGCGAGCTTTAACATGATTATTCCTGAATTGCCAAACTACCTCTCTTCATTGGGAGGAGCGGAGCATAAAGGGTTAATCATTTCACTTTTTACACTAACGGCGGGAATTTCAAGACCATTCTCTGGTCGTTTGACTGATAAATGGGGGAGAGTCCCAGTGATGGCAATTGGGTCAATTGTTTGTGTACTTTGCGGCTTTTTATACCCGATACTTACCGGTATTTCTGGTTTTTTTCTACTTCGACTAGTTCATGGCTTTTCTACCGGCTTTAAGCCTACTGCAACCTCCGCTTATATAGCAGATATTATTCCTTCAACTCGATGGGGAGAAGCACTAGGTATGCATGGACTCTGCTTTAGTATAGGAGGAGCAATAGGTCCTGCAATCGGATCCTATGTTGCTATGGATTACGGTTTAAATACCATGTTCTATTCTTCCTCAGCCTTCGCATTCTTATCGATCATTATCGTGTTGAACATGAAGGAAACCTTGAAAACAAGGCAGCGATTTTCTCCTAAAATGCTGAAGATCTCTAGAAGAGATATTATTGAAGTTCGCGTAATTCCAGCAGCTATCGTAACTCTTTTATCTTATACCGCTTATGGAGTTATTCTAACGTTGATTCCTGATTGGAGCGAACATCTTGGGATCGCAAATAAAGGGATGTTTTTCCTAGCCTATACATTGGCCTCAATTGCTATACGATTTGTGTCTGGAAAAATTGCAGATCGCTATGGTCGTATTTCCGTGATGAAAGTAGGTTTATTTATTATCACTATTTCTATCTTTTATATTGGATTTAGTGATACTATCCTTAATTTAGTTATTGGCGCCTGTTTGTATGGAATTGGAACAGGAATTTTCTCTCCGGCTGTAAATGCTTGGACAATAGACTTGTCGTTACCTCAATATCGAGGGAAAGCAATGGCGACAATGTACATTGCATTAGAAGCAGGAATCGGTGCTGGCGCATTATTTGCTGGATACATATTCCATGATCATATTAAACGAATTCCATACATTATGTATGGTGACGCTCTTATTGTATTCTTAGCGTTCGTTTATGTGCTGTATTGGGATAAAAAAGCAAAAAAACACATTAACTAA
- a CDS encoding LysR family transcriptional regulator, translating into MNYQIELRHLHYFKVLAEELHFRRAAERLFIAQPGLSRQIKQLEEFYQTPLFLRDKRNVSLTNAGVYLKNEVDFLFNHLNSIKTQVEKIAEGKITSLKLGFIGSAVQAILPELLANLKHQQPLIDITLNELSNEIQLEMLLKNELDFGFVRIKETPIGLQSISILTDHFALVVPKSHPLAKTKKVNLQDFKQESFILFSKEYSKSYYELVMSIFQDQGFQPHVALKTVNALSIFNLVAQGIGIAIVPSSLKKGYHTHVDFLELQHIPQRTTLSLLWNQNNRNPGIELLLEILKKICPKES; encoded by the coding sequence ATGAATTATCAAATAGAACTCAGACATCTACATTATTTCAAGGTATTAGCGGAGGAATTACATTTCCGAAGAGCCGCAGAGCGTCTATTTATAGCGCAGCCTGGCCTATCCAGACAAATCAAGCAGTTGGAAGAGTTTTATCAAACACCTTTATTTTTGAGAGATAAACGTAATGTATCATTAACGAATGCGGGTGTTTATCTAAAGAACGAGGTGGATTTTCTTTTTAATCATTTGAACTCGATAAAAACGCAGGTTGAAAAAATTGCTGAGGGGAAAATCACATCTTTAAAATTGGGTTTTATAGGTTCCGCTGTACAAGCAATATTGCCGGAATTGTTAGCAAATTTGAAACATCAACAGCCACTAATCGATATTACGCTGAACGAACTTAGCAATGAAATTCAGCTTGAGATGCTCTTAAAGAATGAATTAGATTTTGGTTTTGTTCGCATTAAGGAGACGCCCATTGGCTTGCAATCAATTTCGATTTTAACGGATCACTTCGCACTTGTCGTACCTAAAAGTCATCCACTCGCTAAAACGAAAAAAGTAAATCTCCAAGATTTCAAACAGGAGTCATTTATACTATTTTCCAAAGAATACAGTAAATCATACTATGAATTGGTGATGAGTATTTTTCAAGATCAAGGGTTTCAGCCTCACGTTGCATTAAAGACCGTGAATGCATTAAGTATTTTCAACCTAGTTGCTCAAGGAATCGGCATAGCCATCGTGCCCTCTTCGCTCAAAAAAGGTTATCATACGCATGTCGATTTCCTAGAATTACAACATATACCCCAACGAACTACACTATCCCTATTGTGGAATCAAAACAATCGTAATCCTGGAATCGAATTATTGTTAGAAATCTTAAAAAAGATATGTCCAAAAGAGAGCTAA
- the serS gene encoding serine--tRNA ligase produces MLQLNYIRENRDKVVERLAVKNFNDADLVDQIIALDEQRRKIQNQSDSIAAEANSLAKQIGDLMRQGKKEEAEAIKSQSASYKEQQKEFTDELERVEVELHNKLVQLPNLPYSQVPKGLTPEDNEVVLENGEKPNLAEDALPHWELAAKYDIIDFELGTKVTGAGFPVYKGKGARLQRGLINFFLDEAAKMGYGEVQVPIVVNEASAYATGQLPDKEGQMYHVTNDDLYLIPTAEVPITNIYRDTIVKADDFPIRHCGYTPCFRREAGSYGAHVRGLNRLHQFDKVELVQIVHPDNSYNTLEEMSAYVQSLLQKLGLPYRVLRLCGGDMSFTAAMTYDMETYSAAQKRWLEVSSVSNFETYQANRLKVRFKNEEGKTQLAHTLNGSALALPRIVATLLENNQTDKGIKIPEVLIPYVGFEYID; encoded by the coding sequence ATGTTGCAATTAAATTACATCCGCGAAAACAGGGATAAGGTAGTTGAAAGACTTGCTGTCAAGAATTTCAACGACGCTGATTTGGTAGACCAAATCATAGCATTGGATGAACAACGTCGTAAAATCCAAAACCAATCTGACTCTATAGCTGCGGAAGCTAATTCGTTAGCAAAACAAATTGGAGATCTAATGCGTCAGGGCAAGAAGGAAGAAGCTGAAGCTATTAAATCACAATCTGCATCATATAAAGAACAACAAAAAGAATTTACAGACGAATTAGAGCGAGTTGAAGTGGAACTCCACAACAAGTTAGTTCAGCTTCCTAATTTACCATATAGCCAAGTACCAAAAGGTTTAACCCCAGAAGACAACGAAGTTGTACTAGAAAATGGCGAGAAGCCAAACCTAGCAGAAGATGCGCTGCCTCATTGGGAACTTGCTGCTAAATATGATATCATTGATTTCGAATTAGGAACAAAGGTAACCGGTGCAGGATTTCCGGTATATAAAGGCAAAGGTGCTAGACTTCAGAGAGGTTTGATTAATTTCTTCTTAGATGAGGCTGCAAAAATGGGATATGGAGAAGTCCAAGTTCCTATCGTTGTGAACGAGGCTTCTGCTTATGCTACAGGACAACTACCGGATAAAGAAGGACAGATGTATCATGTGACGAACGATGACCTATATTTAATTCCAACGGCCGAAGTTCCTATTACGAACATCTATAGAGATACCATTGTTAAAGCCGACGATTTTCCTATTCGCCATTGCGGTTATACTCCATGTTTCCGTCGCGAGGCCGGTTCTTACGGTGCGCATGTACGTGGACTAAACCGTTTACACCAATTCGATAAAGTGGAGTTAGTACAAATTGTTCATCCCGACAATTCTTACAACACACTTGAAGAAATGAGCGCCTACGTTCAATCATTGCTACAAAAACTTGGATTACCATACCGCGTTTTAAGACTATGTGGTGGTGATATGAGCTTCACAGCTGCAATGACCTACGATATGGAAACTTACAGCGCAGCTCAAAAAAGATGGTTAGAGGTGTCTTCGGTTTCTAACTTTGAAACATACCAAGCGAACAGACTGAAGGTTCGTTTCAAAAATGAAGAAGGTAAAACACAATTAGCACATACACTCAATGGTTCGGCACTAGCACTACCACGAATTGTAGCGACATTATTAGAAAACAATCAGACTGACAAGGGAATTAAAATTCCAGAAGTACTAATTCCATACGTTGGATTTGAGTATATCGACTAA
- the hutH gene encoding histidine ammonia-lyase — MKSFNYGKEKLTSAVAIAITKGEIKGVLAEDSVAAINQSAQYVQEIVDAGKVVYGINTGFGPLCTSLISASDTKKLQENILKSHAVGVGEPIEMELSKLMLILKVHALAKGFSGIQLSTVDRIIWHIENNVIPIVPKQGSVGASGDLAPLSHLFLPLIGLGKVWYNGEIKNTQEVLDLFDLKGIHLAAKEGLALINGTQFMAAHGVKAVIEMNRLLSTADLVATLMIEGLNGSIKPFYKELHELRPYKGNVFVASTIYNLLKGSTILESHKNCSRVQDPYSLRCIPQVHGASRNTWLHLKEIIETEINSVTDNPIIINGELTISGGSFHGQPIALPLDYATLAVSELGNISDRRVYLSLEGQTNGVPKLLMKSTGLNSGFMILQYSTAAIASENKGLCFPASADSIPTSLGQEDHVSMGSISGRKLLQVLDNVDKILSIELLCAAQAKDYHQPLLSTPIIEAIHGRIREIIPHIEEDQPMTDFLDKALALVKSGELVELAQTISKEKSVNYLGNGANFFEC, encoded by the coding sequence ATGAAATCATTTAATTACGGAAAAGAGAAATTAACTAGTGCTGTTGCAATAGCGATAACGAAGGGAGAGATCAAGGGAGTTTTGGCCGAAGATAGTGTAGCTGCTATTAATCAAAGTGCGCAATACGTTCAAGAAATTGTAGATGCAGGTAAGGTGGTTTATGGGATTAATACTGGTTTTGGACCTTTGTGTACATCCTTAATTAGCGCTAGCGATACAAAAAAGCTTCAAGAAAATATTCTTAAGAGTCACGCTGTCGGTGTTGGCGAACCGATTGAAATGGAACTTAGTAAGCTAATGTTAATTTTAAAGGTTCATGCCCTTGCGAAAGGGTTCTCGGGTATTCAGCTCAGTACGGTTGATCGCATTATTTGGCATATTGAGAACAATGTAATTCCAATTGTTCCAAAACAAGGCTCAGTTGGTGCTTCGGGTGATTTAGCACCATTATCGCATCTTTTCTTACCGCTTATAGGTTTAGGTAAAGTATGGTATAATGGCGAAATAAAGAATACGCAAGAGGTTTTGGATTTATTCGATTTGAAAGGTATTCATCTTGCTGCAAAAGAAGGTTTAGCGTTAATCAACGGCACACAATTTATGGCTGCTCATGGAGTTAAGGCAGTTATTGAAATGAATCGATTGTTGAGTACAGCAGATTTAGTAGCGACTTTAATGATTGAGGGCTTAAACGGTTCGATCAAACCATTTTATAAAGAATTACATGAGTTGAGGCCTTACAAAGGGAATGTATTTGTCGCCTCTACAATCTATAATTTGCTGAAGGGTTCAACTATTTTGGAATCTCATAAGAACTGCTCTCGAGTACAAGACCCGTATTCATTGCGTTGTATCCCTCAGGTTCATGGCGCTTCAAGGAATACTTGGTTGCATCTAAAAGAGATTATTGAAACGGAGATTAATTCTGTTACAGATAATCCGATTATTATTAATGGCGAATTGACCATTTCCGGAGGATCTTTTCATGGACAACCAATTGCTCTTCCATTAGACTATGCGACCTTAGCTGTTTCGGAATTAGGTAATATTTCTGATCGTCGAGTATATCTATCCCTGGAAGGACAAACGAACGGCGTTCCAAAATTATTAATGAAATCTACAGGATTGAATTCCGGTTTTATGATTCTTCAATATAGCACAGCGGCGATAGCCAGTGAAAATAAAGGACTCTGTTTTCCGGCGAGTGCTGATAGTATTCCAACTTCTCTAGGACAAGAAGATCATGTTAGTATGGGGTCGATTTCAGGACGTAAACTACTACAGGTTTTAGATAATGTAGATAAGATTCTGAGTATTGAATTACTTTGTGCCGCTCAGGCAAAAGACTATCATCAACCGTTGTTATCAACACCCATAATTGAAGCAATACATGGCCGCATACGTGAAATCATTCCGCATATCGAGGAAGATCAGCCAATGACGGACTTTTTAGATAAAGCTTTAGCTTTAGTTAAGTCTGGAGAATTAGTCGAATTGGCGCAAACTATTTCAAAGGAGAAAAGCGTTAATTATTTGGGTAATGGAGCCAATTTTTTTGAATGTTAA
- a CDS encoding endonuclease/exonuclease/phosphatase family protein produces the protein MTVLFIIVILLIALLFLFNSLKHKLISVNFPVQEQTDETKVLKGEFSILTYNIAGLPQGISAAKTARKEAITEIGEKISAFDIVNVQEDFNYNHSLYAKNEHVYRTNHKGKIPIGDGLNTLSHFPILSFQRIPWRHCSGPDCWTVKGFSLTQIQLVPGIIIDVYNVHANSSDVARAVRARRENFRQLAAFINEHSKDKPLIVMGDFNAHYAYKKENLYEFIESTGLTDGWVNFLRNDEFPKIIPKFVAEHMLSLTNDSESLDKVFFRNSEHLKFQPRKYHIESSLFTNANNEPLSDHLAVSMQFDWELTYDSLKQAQQSKPVLEQKILAEV, from the coding sequence ATGACTGTACTTTTTATCATCGTAATTTTACTAATCGCACTATTGTTTTTGTTTAATAGTCTTAAACACAAGTTGATTTCTGTAAATTTTCCAGTTCAGGAACAGACAGATGAAACAAAGGTGTTAAAAGGAGAATTCAGTATTTTGACGTACAATATCGCTGGCCTGCCGCAAGGAATTTCCGCAGCAAAGACGGCAAGAAAGGAGGCCATTACGGAGATTGGAGAAAAAATTTCCGCTTTTGATATCGTCAATGTTCAGGAAGATTTTAACTACAATCATTCTTTATATGCTAAGAATGAGCATGTATACAGGACGAATCATAAGGGGAAAATCCCTATTGGGGATGGCCTAAATACGCTTTCGCATTTTCCCATTCTTTCTTTTCAGCGAATCCCTTGGAGGCATTGCTCAGGACCTGATTGTTGGACCGTCAAGGGTTTTAGTTTGACACAAATACAGCTCGTTCCAGGGATTATTATTGATGTCTATAATGTACATGCGAACTCAAGTGACGTAGCACGTGCAGTAAGGGCGCGAAGAGAGAATTTTCGACAACTAGCAGCATTCATCAACGAACATTCAAAAGATAAGCCTCTTATAGTCATGGGGGATTTTAATGCGCATTACGCCTATAAGAAGGAAAACTTATATGAGTTCATTGAATCAACGGGCTTAACGGATGGCTGGGTGAACTTCTTACGGAATGACGAATTCCCTAAAATCATTCCGAAATTTGTTGCAGAACATATGCTTTCGCTGACTAATGATAGTGAAAGTTTGGATAAGGTCTTTTTTCGAAATAGTGAACATTTGAAATTTCAGCCTAGAAAGTATCATATTGAAAGTTCATTATTCACAAACGCCAATAATGAACCGCTTTCGGATCATTTAGCTGTATCGATGCAGTTTGACTGGGAGTTGACTTACGATTCGTTGAAGCAGGCGCAACAGAGCAAGCCAGTATTAGAGCAGAAAATTTTAGCCGAAGTATAA
- a CDS encoding TrmH family RNA methyltransferase, translating to MLSKAQISLIASLQHKKFRNQQQMFVVEGIKSVLEFASSNYKIQKIYATAEAAAKLGKIPQNIKLEELNEVELSKISQLKNPQGALALVEIPDLTELNPDLLMNKHSLVLDDVQDPGNLGTIIRTAEWFGIESIICSIGTVDCYNPKVVQATMGSLSRVKIHYVDLEDFLQKSELPVFGALLDGESIYDTDFKTSGLILMGNEGNGIRKSLLPRIDHAVTIPRIGQAESLNVAIATTLFCSEIARQSLLKI from the coding sequence ATGTTGTCAAAAGCACAAATCAGTCTAATTGCATCGTTGCAGCATAAAAAATTCCGAAACCAACAGCAGATGTTTGTTGTAGAAGGAATAAAATCTGTATTAGAATTTGCTAGCTCTAATTACAAGATACAAAAAATATATGCTACAGCAGAAGCTGCTGCAAAATTGGGTAAAATACCTCAAAATATAAAACTTGAAGAGCTCAACGAGGTAGAATTAAGTAAAATAAGTCAGCTTAAGAATCCACAGGGGGCGTTGGCTTTGGTTGAGATTCCAGATCTTACTGAGTTAAACCCAGACTTATTGATGAATAAGCATAGCCTCGTTTTAGATGATGTTCAAGATCCTGGTAATCTAGGTACAATCATTCGGACGGCAGAATGGTTTGGTATAGAGTCTATTATATGCTCGATTGGTACCGTTGATTGCTATAATCCTAAGGTCGTTCAAGCAACGATGGGGTCACTTTCTCGTGTAAAGATTCATTACGTCGATTTGGAAGATTTTCTCCAGAAAAGTGAACTACCAGTTTTTGGAGCGCTCTTAGATGGCGAATCCATTTACGACACTGATTTCAAGACTTCCGGCTTGATCTTAATGGGCAACGAAGGAAATGGAATTCGAAAATCTCTGTTACCTAGGATAGATCATGCTGTGACAATTCCAAGGATTGGGCAAGCGGAATCATTGAATGTCGCCATTGCAACCACTTTGTTTTGTTCCGAAATAGCGAGACAATCATTGCTGAAAATTTAA